The proteins below come from a single Piscinibacter gummiphilus genomic window:
- a CDS encoding chemotaxis protein CheW: MVEVEAQAVAAAAVTRKAAEAGQYLTFVLGGEAYAIGILAIKEIIEYHELTEVPMMPACVRGVINLRGAVVPVVDLQARFGRKTGEVTKRTCIVIVEVASQGERQVIGVVVDAVSEVLDIEASAIEPAPSFGAGIRTDFIQGMGKVRGKFVILLDVDRVLSLNDLSAMSGALGATQD, from the coding sequence ATGGTGGAAGTCGAAGCCCAGGCGGTTGCCGCCGCGGCCGTGACCCGCAAGGCCGCCGAAGCCGGCCAGTACCTCACCTTCGTGCTCGGAGGCGAGGCGTATGCCATCGGCATCCTCGCGATCAAGGAAATCATCGAGTACCACGAGCTGACCGAAGTGCCGATGATGCCGGCCTGCGTGCGCGGGGTCATCAACCTGCGCGGCGCGGTGGTGCCGGTGGTCGACCTGCAGGCGCGCTTCGGGCGCAAGACGGGCGAGGTGACCAAGCGCACCTGCATCGTGATCGTGGAAGTGGCCTCGCAGGGCGAGCGCCAGGTGATCGGCGTCGTGGTCGACGCGGTCAGCGAGGTGCTGGACATCGAGGCTTCGGCCATCGAGCCGGCGCCGAGTTTCGGGGCGGGCATCCGCACCGATTTCATTCAAGGCATGGGCAAGGTGCGCGGCAAGTTCGTGATCCTGCTCGATGTCGATCGGGTGCTGTCGTTGAACGACCTCAGCGCCATGTCGGGCGCTCTCGGTGCCACGCAAGACTGA